The following are from one region of the Cytobacillus firmus genome:
- a CDS encoding YueI family protein has product MADNIDDYLQQGIYGQKQTNPDERRKFLGSLRERVVIALKQPQMREDGTYPQVEEALKANSKAHLYLNGNMNYSYLSKYIKLASGYKVEYTIVTNKEHNSEIGLVLAYDYAIDKPEIFVKRQTVKAETKKAKKGGLFAKLFKRK; this is encoded by the coding sequence TTGGCTGACAATATAGATGATTATCTTCAACAGGGGATTTATGGGCAAAAACAGACCAATCCGGATGAGCGCCGCAAGTTTCTTGGCTCGCTTCGGGAGAGGGTGGTCATTGCCTTGAAGCAGCCGCAGATGAGGGAGGATGGAACCTATCCTCAGGTGGAAGAAGCACTTAAAGCCAACAGCAAAGCTCATCTTTATCTGAATGGAAATATGAACTACTCCTATTTATCAAAATATATAAAACTGGCTTCAGGATATAAGGTCGAATATACAATCGTTACCAACAAAGAACATAATTCTGAGATTGGGCTGGTTCTGGCCTATGACTATGCAATTGATAAACCGGAAATATTTGTGAAGAGGCAAACGGTCAAAGCAGAGACGAAAAAGGCGAAAAAAGGCGGCCTGTTTGCCAAACTATTTAAGCGGAAATGA
- a CDS encoding thioredoxin family protein: MVLMDWFAKGLSPQNYIESMQVNKEEMNKIYNRFSLSDDEKTRLSEFKDIGMKVIALTEDWCGDAMLNNPILLKIAEETGMEVRFVLRDQNLELMDQYLTNGTSRAIPIYIFIEKEGDEFAVWGPRAKQIQELVDGERSKLPPQEAEDFKEKQMSMYRRLTASYQEDSKIWHTVADSIIDALVTEK; the protein is encoded by the coding sequence ATGGTATTAATGGATTGGTTTGCGAAGGGTCTAAGTCCGCAGAATTATATAGAATCCATGCAAGTTAACAAAGAAGAGATGAATAAAATCTATAATCGCTTTTCATTATCCGATGACGAAAAAACAAGATTATCAGAGTTTAAGGACATTGGCATGAAGGTAATTGCACTGACTGAGGATTGGTGCGGTGACGCCATGCTGAATAATCCGATTCTATTAAAAATCGCAGAGGAAACCGGCATGGAAGTCCGTTTTGTTTTGAGAGATCAGAACCTTGAGCTTATGGACCAGTATTTGACTAACGGAACATCCAGAGCGATACCTATTTATATCTTTATAGAAAAAGAAGGGGATGAATTTGCTGTTTGGGGACCGCGTGCCAAACAGATTCAGGAATTGGTGGATGGGGAAAGAAGCAAGCTCCCTCCACAGGAAGCTGAGGACTTTAAGGAAAAACAAATGAGCATGTACAGGAGATTAACCGCTTCCTATCAGGAGGATTCTAAGATTTGGCATACGGTTGCTGATAGTATAATAGATGCTCTTGTTACGGAAAAATAG
- the gatB gene encoding Asp-tRNA(Asn)/Glu-tRNA(Gln) amidotransferase subunit GatB: MKYETVIGLEVHVELKTDSKIFSASPNHFGAEPNSNTTVVDLGYPGVLPVINKKAVEFGMKAAMALNCEIAPVTKFDRKNYFYPDNPKAYQISQFDKPIGEHGWIEIEVDGYKKKIGITRIHLEEDAGKLSHAKGYSLVDYNRQGTPLIEIVSEPDIRTPNEAYAYLEKLKSIIQYTGVSDCKMEEGSLRCDANISLRPVGQEEFGTKTELKNLNSFNFVRKGLEYEEKRQEEVLSSGGTIQQETLRYDEATNKTILMRVKEGSDDYRYFPEPDLLDIHIDEEWKDRIRAEIPELPDQRKNRYIEELGLPAYDAAVLTVTKETSDFFEAAVNKGADAKQASNWVMGELSAYLNAEQKELTDIALTPEGLAGMIKLIENGTISSKIAKTVFKELVENGGDPETIVKEKGLVQISDEGALLKIIGETLDANPQSIEDFKNGKQKAIGFLVGQIMKATKGQANPPLVNKLLQQEIQKR; encoded by the coding sequence ATGAAATACGAAACGGTAATCGGACTTGAAGTCCATGTTGAGCTAAAAACAGATTCAAAAATATTCTCGGCAAGCCCTAACCATTTTGGGGCAGAGCCGAACTCCAACACAACAGTCGTCGATCTCGGCTATCCTGGAGTACTGCCAGTCATTAATAAAAAAGCAGTTGAATTCGGAATGAAAGCTGCGATGGCGCTGAACTGTGAAATCGCACCTGTTACAAAATTTGACCGAAAAAATTATTTTTACCCGGATAATCCTAAAGCCTACCAGATTTCGCAATTCGATAAGCCCATTGGTGAACATGGCTGGATCGAGATTGAAGTAGACGGCTATAAGAAAAAAATCGGCATTACGCGTATTCATCTTGAAGAGGATGCAGGCAAGCTGTCTCATGCTAAAGGTTATTCACTAGTAGACTATAACCGCCAGGGTACTCCTCTGATCGAGATTGTTTCTGAACCGGATATCCGCACACCTAATGAAGCATACGCATATTTGGAGAAACTAAAGTCCATCATCCAGTATACTGGCGTTTCTGACTGTAAAATGGAGGAGGGTTCACTTCGCTGTGATGCGAATATCTCCCTTCGTCCTGTCGGCCAGGAGGAATTTGGCACAAAGACAGAGCTGAAGAACCTGAACTCGTTTAACTTTGTCCGCAAAGGGCTCGAGTACGAGGAGAAGAGGCAGGAAGAGGTTCTAAGTTCTGGCGGAACAATCCAGCAGGAAACATTGCGCTATGATGAAGCAACCAATAAAACGATCCTAATGAGGGTAAAAGAAGGTTCGGATGATTATCGTTATTTCCCAGAACCTGATTTACTGGATATCCATATTGATGAAGAGTGGAAAGACCGCATCCGTGCAGAGATTCCTGAGCTTCCGGACCAAAGAAAGAACCGTTATATTGAAGAACTTGGGCTCCCGGCTTATGATGCAGCTGTTCTGACAGTCACAAAAGAAACATCTGATTTCTTTGAAGCGGCTGTGAACAAAGGAGCAGACGCCAAACAGGCTTCCAACTGGGTAATGGGTGAATTGTCAGCTTACTTGAATGCTGAACAAAAAGAGCTGACCGATATAGCTTTGACACCTGAGGGACTTGCAGGCATGATTAAGCTGATCGAAAACGGCACGATCTCTTCCAAAATTGCCAAAACAGTATTCAAAGAGCTGGTTGAAAATGGCGGAGACCCGGAAACAATCGTAAAAGAAAAAGGCCTTGTCCAAATTTCGGACGAAGGCGCACTTCTTAAAATTATCGGTGAAACGCTCGATGCGAACCCGCAATCCATCGAGGACTTCAAAAATGGAAAGCAAAAAGCAATCGGCTTCCTGGTCGGCCAGATTATGAAGGCCACAAAAGGACAGGCTAACCCGCCGCTTGTTAACAAATTATTGCAGCAGGAAATACAGAAAAGATAA
- a CDS encoding STAS domain-containing protein: MVDKNQSLYNYLVEKAPEMTKDWRSFQVVKAGSDYSSDAPPERARKVEEQNTKYFRTVAKSLLQTEEEMKETIANWTKQTSADRVKSRTSLVEVQRNLSIFRKVYWMHIKRFAETADLNIKTEDIFHWQEVIDYTLDYVMETFTENFMDILLSRLSAQSILIKELSTPVIPLSSEVGLLPIIGDIDTERAKFIMESTLQQSVKLGITHLIIDLSGVIMVDTMVAHQIFKVISSLKLIGIQSTLLSIRPEVAQTAIQLGIDFKEITTENSLGKVFRKLNI; the protein is encoded by the coding sequence ATGGTAGATAAAAATCAATCTTTATATAATTATCTAGTTGAAAAGGCCCCCGAAATGACAAAGGATTGGAGAAGTTTTCAGGTCGTAAAGGCTGGTTCCGACTATTCCTCCGATGCCCCTCCCGAAAGGGCAAGGAAAGTTGAGGAGCAAAATACAAAGTATTTCAGGACTGTAGCAAAATCGCTGCTTCAGACAGAAGAAGAAATGAAGGAAACGATAGCCAACTGGACAAAGCAGACGTCCGCTGATCGGGTTAAATCCAGAACCTCCCTTGTTGAGGTTCAGAGAAATCTTTCGATATTCCGAAAGGTTTATTGGATGCATATAAAACGTTTTGCCGAAACTGCCGATTTGAATATTAAAACAGAGGATATTTTTCATTGGCAGGAAGTTATTGATTATACACTGGATTATGTAATGGAAACCTTCACTGAAAACTTTATGGATATATTGCTGAGCAGATTAAGCGCACAATCAATATTAATAAAAGAACTGAGCACGCCGGTTATCCCGCTTTCCTCAGAAGTTGGGCTGCTGCCGATCATTGGGGATATTGATACAGAACGGGCCAAATTTATTATGGAATCTACTTTGCAGCAGAGCGTAAAGCTGGGGATCACTCATTTAATCATTGACCTTTCGGGTGTCATCATGGTCGACACAATGGTTGCGCACCAAATCTTCAAAGTTATTAGTTCTTTAAAACTGATCGGTATTCAGTCAACTTTGCTTAGCATCCGTCCTGAAGTTGCCCAGACAGCCATTCAACTGGGAATTGACTTTAAGGAAATAACCACTGAAAATTCTTTGGGAAAAGTATTTAGAAAATTAAACATATAA
- the gatA gene encoding Asp-tRNA(Asn)/Glu-tRNA(Gln) amidotransferase subunit GatA: protein MSLFDHKVSELHQLLHKKEITVTDLVSESYKRIGEVEDKVQAFLTLDEERAREAAKRMDGKIGTDEAKGLLFGMPIGVKDNIVTKGLRTTSASKILENFDPIYDATAASKLHNAETITIGKLNMDEFAMGSSNENSGFQVTRNPWNLERVPGGSSGGSAASVAAGEVLFSLGSDTGGSIRQPASYCGVVGLKPTYGRVSRFGLIAFASSLDQIGPITRTVEDNAYLLQAISGVDPMDSTSANVEVPSYAENLTGDAKGLRIAVPKEYLAEGVDEDVRQSVLDALKVLEKLGATWEEVSLPHSKYALATYYLLSSSEASANLARFDGVRYGYRTADPESLIDLYKKTRAEGFGDEVKRRIMLGTFALSSGYYDAYYKKAQKVRTLIKQDFENVFDKYDVIIGPTAPTPAFKIGENTSDPLTMYANDILTIPVNLAGVPGISVPCGFADGLPLGLQIIGKHFDESTVYRVAHAFEQATEFHKQKPGL, encoded by the coding sequence GTGAGTTTATTTGATCATAAGGTATCTGAGCTTCATCAGCTTTTACATAAAAAAGAAATAACGGTTACCGATCTTGTCAGTGAATCGTACAAGCGAATCGGTGAAGTGGAGGACAAAGTACAGGCTTTCTTGACGCTTGATGAAGAAAGAGCCCGTGAAGCAGCAAAGAGAATGGATGGAAAAATCGGAACGGACGAAGCAAAAGGCCTCTTGTTCGGTATGCCGATTGGAGTAAAGGATAACATCGTAACGAAGGGTCTGCGCACAACAAGTGCGAGTAAAATTCTTGAGAACTTTGACCCGATTTATGACGCAACGGCTGCATCCAAATTACATAATGCTGAAACCATTACAATCGGCAAACTGAATATGGATGAATTTGCAATGGGATCATCCAATGAGAACTCAGGTTTTCAGGTAACCCGAAATCCCTGGAATCTTGAAAGAGTTCCCGGCGGGTCTTCCGGCGGCTCTGCTGCTTCTGTTGCTGCAGGAGAGGTATTATTTTCTCTTGGATCAGATACAGGCGGCTCAATCAGACAGCCTGCTTCTTATTGCGGAGTTGTTGGGTTAAAGCCTACATATGGAAGAGTATCCCGTTTCGGACTGATTGCATTTGCATCCTCTTTGGACCAGATTGGACCTATTACCCGCACAGTTGAAGATAACGCCTATCTGCTTCAGGCTATTTCAGGTGTTGACCCAATGGATTCTACTTCAGCAAATGTTGAGGTGCCAAGCTATGCAGAAAACTTAACTGGCGATGCTAAAGGCCTGAGAATCGCCGTACCAAAAGAATATTTGGCTGAAGGTGTAGATGAAGATGTGCGCCAGTCAGTGCTGGATGCCCTGAAGGTGTTGGAAAAACTGGGGGCAACATGGGAGGAAGTTTCTCTTCCGCATTCCAAATATGCACTGGCAACCTATTATCTGCTGTCCTCCTCTGAGGCATCGGCAAACCTGGCGCGCTTTGATGGGGTACGCTATGGCTATAGAACAGCGGATCCTGAAAGTTTAATCGATTTATACAAAAAGACCCGTGCAGAAGGCTTTGGGGATGAAGTAAAACGCCGCATTATGCTTGGAACATTTGCTTTAAGCTCTGGCTACTACGATGCCTACTATAAAAAGGCACAAAAGGTGCGTACGCTGATTAAACAGGATTTTGAAAATGTTTTTGATAAGTATGATGTCATTATTGGACCGACAGCGCCAACTCCTGCCTTTAAGATTGGTGAAAATACGTCTGATCCTCTGACTATGTATGCAAATGATATTCTGACCATTCCAGTAAACCTTGCCGGGGTGCCTGGAATCAGTGTACCTTGCGGATTCGCGGATGGATTGCCGCTTGGCCTTCAGATTATCGGAAAGCATTTTGATGAAAGCACAGTTTACCGCGTAGCGCATGCTTTTGAACAGGCTACAGAATTCCATAAGCAAAAACCGGGATTGTAA
- the pruA gene encoding L-glutamate gamma-semialdehyde dehydrogenase — MVQPYKHEPFTNFKEEEHREAYLKGLQTVESYLGQDYDLLIGGERISTEDKIVSINPSNKEEVVGRVSKANRELAEKAMQAAVEAFKTWRKVKPETRADVLFKAAAIIRRRKHEFSALLTKEAGKPWNEADADTAEAIDFLEYYARQILEIKDGVPVNSRPNEYNRYDYIPLGVGIIISPWNFPLAIMAGTTVAAIVAGNTVLLKPASTTPVVAAKFVEVMEEAGLPKGVLNFVPGSGAEVGDYLVDHKDTRFISFTGSRDVGLRINERASKLNDGQIWLKRVIAEMGGKDTIVVDKEADLELAATSIVASAFGFSGQKCSACSRAVIVEDVYDQVLNRVVELTNELTQGNPEDQSNYMGPVIDQGAFDKIMSYIEIGKEEGKLMTGGEGDNSKGFFIKPTVFADLAPDARLMQEEIFGPVVGFTKAKDFDHALEIANNTEYGLTGAVITQNREHIQKAREDFHVGNLYFNRGCTGAIVGYQPFGGFNMSGTDSKAGGPDYILLHMQAKTTSEMY; from the coding sequence ATGGTACAACCTTATAAGCATGAGCCATTCACGAACTTTAAAGAAGAAGAACATCGTGAAGCATATTTAAAGGGTTTACAAACTGTAGAAAGCTATTTGGGCCAGGATTATGATCTTTTAATTGGCGGAGAGCGCATTTCTACTGAAGATAAAATTGTATCAATCAATCCTTCTAATAAAGAAGAAGTAGTGGGCCGTGTTTCAAAGGCAAACCGCGAGCTTGCGGAAAAAGCGATGCAGGCTGCTGTGGAAGCATTCAAAACATGGAGAAAAGTGAAGCCGGAAACACGCGCAGATGTTTTATTCAAAGCTGCTGCAATTATCCGCCGCCGCAAGCATGAGTTCTCTGCCCTTTTAACAAAAGAAGCAGGAAAGCCTTGGAACGAGGCAGATGCTGATACTGCGGAAGCGATTGACTTCCTTGAGTACTATGCACGTCAAATCTTAGAAATCAAAGACGGTGTTCCAGTCAACAGCCGTCCGAATGAATATAACCGTTATGATTACATTCCATTGGGAGTGGGCATCATCATCTCTCCTTGGAACTTCCCGCTTGCCATCATGGCCGGCACAACTGTTGCTGCGATCGTGGCAGGAAACACTGTTCTATTAAAACCAGCTTCTACAACACCGGTTGTGGCTGCGAAATTTGTTGAAGTAATGGAAGAAGCAGGCCTTCCAAAGGGCGTTCTAAACTTCGTGCCGGGCAGCGGTGCAGAAGTGGGCGACTACCTGGTTGACCATAAAGATACTCGCTTCATCTCATTCACAGGTTCACGCGATGTTGGTCTTCGCATCAACGAGCGCGCATCTAAATTAAACGATGGCCAAATCTGGCTGAAGCGCGTCATCGCTGAAATGGGCGGCAAGGATACAATCGTTGTCGACAAAGAAGCAGACCTTGAATTGGCGGCGACTTCCATCGTGGCATCTGCGTTCGGATTCTCCGGCCAGAAGTGCTCTGCCTGCTCCCGTGCGGTGATCGTAGAAGATGTATACGATCAAGTTCTGAACCGTGTGGTTGAACTGACGAACGAATTAACACAGGGCAACCCTGAAGACCAAAGCAATTACATGGGTCCTGTCATAGACCAGGGCGCATTTGACAAGATCATGAGCTACATTGAAATCGGCAAAGAAGAAGGCAAGCTGATGACAGGCGGAGAAGGGGACAATTCAAAAGGCTTCTTCATCAAACCGACTGTATTCGCTGACCTTGCACCGGATGCACGTTTAATGCAGGAAGAAATCTTCGGGCCGGTCGTTGGCTTCACAAAGGCAAAAGATTTCGACCATGCGCTTGAAATTGCCAACAACACGGAGTACGGCTTAACAGGAGCGGTGATCACACAGAACCGTGAGCACATCCAAAAAGCGCGTGAAGATTTCCATGTTGGAAACCTATACTTCAACCGCGGCTGTACAGGTGCGATCGTTGGATACCAGCCATTCGGCGGATTCAACATGTCCGGAACCGATTCTAAAGCGGGCGGTCCTGACTACATTCTTCTGCACATGCAGGCGAAGACTACTTCTGAAATGTACTAA
- the aceA gene encoding isocitrate lyase: protein MADERVRQLQESWEMDERWNGVERPYTAEEVIKLRGSIDIEHTLARRGAEKLWKLVNEEDFVNALGALTGNQAVQQVKAGLKAIYLSGWQVAADANLSGNMYPDQSLYPANSVPSVVKRINQALQRADQIHHMEGDHSIDWFAPIVADAEAGFGGQLNVFELMKGMIESGAGGVHFEDQLSSEKKCGHLGGKVLLPTQTAVKNLISARLAADVMGVPTVIVARTDANAADLITSDVDPYDAPFITGERTPEGFFRTKPGLDQSIARGLAYAPYADLVWCETSEPDLDEARRFAEAIHEKFPGKLLAYNCSPSFNWKKKLDDETIAKFQVELGKMGYKFQFVTLAGFHALNHSMFELARGYKDRGMAAYSELQQAEFASETHGYTATRHQREVGTGYFDQVSMVITGGTSSTTALKGSTEEEQFTEKQDA from the coding sequence ATGGCAGATGAAAGAGTGCGTCAGCTGCAGGAAAGCTGGGAAATGGATGAACGCTGGAATGGAGTAGAAAGACCGTACACCGCTGAGGAAGTCATTAAGTTAAGAGGATCAATTGATATCGAACATACATTAGCTCGCCGTGGTGCAGAGAAGTTATGGAAGCTTGTGAATGAAGAAGATTTCGTCAATGCATTAGGGGCGTTAACGGGAAACCAGGCTGTTCAGCAGGTTAAGGCTGGGCTGAAGGCCATTTACTTAAGCGGCTGGCAGGTTGCTGCCGATGCGAACCTGTCCGGAAATATGTACCCGGATCAAAGCCTGTATCCAGCCAACAGCGTTCCAAGTGTAGTAAAAAGAATTAATCAGGCACTACAGCGTGCTGACCAGATTCATCATATGGAAGGTGATCATTCCATTGACTGGTTTGCTCCAATTGTAGCAGATGCTGAGGCAGGGTTCGGCGGCCAGCTGAATGTATTTGAACTTATGAAAGGCATGATTGAATCGGGTGCCGGCGGGGTACACTTCGAGGACCAGCTTTCTTCTGAAAAGAAATGCGGCCATCTTGGCGGAAAGGTATTGCTTCCAACGCAGACCGCTGTTAAGAATTTAATATCTGCAAGGCTGGCAGCGGATGTTATGGGAGTGCCGACAGTTATTGTCGCCCGGACTGATGCTAACGCGGCCGACTTGATTACAAGCGATGTAGATCCATATGATGCACCTTTTATTACGGGGGAACGCACTCCTGAAGGTTTCTTCCGCACAAAACCAGGACTCGACCAATCGATCGCTCGGGGATTGGCGTATGCTCCTTATGCTGATCTGGTATGGTGTGAAACATCTGAACCTGATCTTGATGAGGCTAGGCGCTTTGCTGAAGCCATTCATGAAAAATTCCCTGGCAAGCTGTTAGCGTATAACTGCTCTCCTTCATTTAACTGGAAGAAAAAGCTCGATGACGAAACGATTGCAAAATTCCAGGTGGAGCTCGGCAAAATGGGCTACAAGTTCCAGTTCGTTACTTTAGCAGGATTCCATGCTTTGAACCATAGCATGTTTGAATTGGCTCGCGGCTATAAAGACCGCGGAATGGCTGCATATTCTGAACTGCAGCAGGCTGAATTTGCCAGCGAAACACATGGCTACACGGCGACAAGGCATCAGCGTGAAGTAGGCACCGGCTATTTCGACCAGGTTTCAATGGTCATTACTGGAGGGACTTCCTCGACAACCGCTTTAAAAGGATCAACCGAGGAAGAACAGTTCACTGAAAAGCAGGATGCCTAG
- the gatC gene encoding Asp-tRNA(Asn)/Glu-tRNA(Gln) amidotransferase subunit GatC: MSRISIDQVRHVAHLARLAMTEEEAVAYTEQLDKMISFAELLNELDTDHVEPTSHVLDMKNVLREDKANKGLPQEEVLKNAPEHQDGYIKVPSIIE, from the coding sequence ATGTCGAGAATTTCAATCGATCAGGTTAGGCATGTTGCACATTTGGCGCGACTTGCGATGACTGAAGAGGAAGCTGTTGCATATACGGAACAGCTGGATAAAATGATTTCATTTGCAGAGCTTTTGAATGAGCTTGATACAGATCATGTTGAACCAACATCCCATGTTCTTGATATGAAAAATGTATTGAGAGAAGATAAGGCGAATAAAGGGCTTCCACAGGAAGAAGTTTTGAAAAATGCGCCGGAACATCAGGATGGCTATATAAAAGTGCCGTCTATCATTGAGTAG
- a CDS encoding cysteine hydrolase family protein, which translates to MPIKALINIDYTNDFVAEDGALTCSRPGQLLEKKISELTQEFIASGHYTVFAIDVHDKGDTHHPETNLFPPHNIRNTEGRNLYGSLQRVFETNKDAENVYFMNKTRYSAFAGTDLEIKLRERGIEEVHLAGVCTDICVLHTAVDAYNKGFRIVVYKDAVASFDQEGHEWALRHFANTLGAEVI; encoded by the coding sequence GTGCCAATTAAAGCCCTGATCAATATTGATTACACAAATGACTTTGTTGCTGAAGACGGTGCCCTGACATGCAGCAGGCCTGGACAGCTCTTGGAAAAGAAAATCTCAGAGCTCACACAAGAGTTTATCGCAAGCGGGCATTACACTGTTTTTGCCATTGATGTTCATGATAAAGGAGACACCCATCACCCGGAAACGAATTTATTTCCCCCTCACAATATCAGAAACACGGAAGGGAGAAATCTTTACGGTTCATTGCAGCGGGTTTTTGAAACGAACAAGGACGCTGAAAATGTTTATTTCATGAATAAAACCAGATATTCCGCATTCGCAGGAACCGACCTGGAAATAAAACTGAGAGAACGCGGCATAGAGGAAGTGCACCTGGCAGGTGTATGCACAGACATTTGCGTCCTGCATACAGCTGTTGATGCTTATAATAAGGGCTTTAGGATTGTGGTTTATAAAGATGCTGTCGCATCCTTTGACCAGGAGGGCCATGAGTGGGCTTTAAGGCATTTTGCAAACACCCTTGGAGCGGAAGTAATTTAA
- the putP gene encoding sodium/proline symporter PutP, with product MDINIPTLTSIIIYLVGMLLIGVLAARMTKDLSDYVLGGRGLGPGVAALSAGASDMSGWLMLGLPGAVYLGGMGEIWLPIGLSVGAYLNWQFVARPLRVYTEVANDSITVPGYFENRFHDTSKILRVVSAIVILIFFTFYTSSSLVGGAILLENSFGMDYTLALWVGAAVILSYTLFGGFLAASWTDFVQGILMFLAMIIIPIIAIQELGGWNETMQKIGSIDTSYLDVYSGATFVSVVSLLAWGLGYFGQPHILVRFMGLRSTNDVPKARFIGMTWMIISLFGALFVGFAGIAYFADSPLANSETVFIVFSQVLFNPWVAGFLLAAILSAIMSTVDSQLLVSSSALAQDFYKSIFRRNASQKEEMIVGRIAVLGIAIIAIFLGYNPDSKVLELVSYAWAGFGAAFGPVIILSLFWKRMTRNGALAGIIVGAVTVIAWAQLTGGLFDLYELAPGFLFAVLAIIVVSLLDKAPSAEVQEQYDQYKSVLKK from the coding sequence ATGGATATAAATATACCAACGTTAACATCAATAATAATCTATCTGGTCGGCATGCTGCTGATTGGTGTGCTTGCAGCCAGAATGACTAAAGATTTATCTGATTATGTATTAGGCGGCCGAGGGCTTGGACCGGGTGTTGCAGCCTTGAGTGCAGGGGCATCCGATATGAGTGGATGGCTGATGCTTGGATTGCCCGGTGCCGTATATTTAGGCGGTATGGGAGAGATTTGGCTTCCAATTGGATTGTCTGTCGGCGCATATTTAAATTGGCAGTTTGTGGCCAGACCACTGCGTGTTTACACGGAAGTAGCCAATGATTCTATTACAGTACCCGGTTATTTTGAAAACCGATTCCACGATACTTCAAAAATATTGCGTGTTGTTTCGGCAATTGTTATTTTAATCTTTTTCACTTTCTATACTTCATCCAGCCTTGTCGGCGGTGCCATCTTGTTAGAGAACTCATTTGGGATGGATTACACACTCGCACTTTGGGTTGGTGCTGCTGTAATTTTGTCATACACATTGTTTGGCGGGTTCCTTGCAGCCAGCTGGACAGATTTCGTTCAAGGGATTTTAATGTTCCTTGCCATGATTATTATACCGATCATTGCCATTCAGGAGCTTGGCGGATGGAATGAAACGATGCAGAAAATCGGATCTATTGATACTTCTTATTTAGATGTCTATTCCGGTGCCACTTTTGTTAGTGTAGTTTCACTATTAGCATGGGGATTAGGTTATTTTGGACAGCCTCATATCCTTGTCCGCTTTATGGGATTAAGATCTACCAATGATGTTCCAAAAGCACGTTTTATCGGTATGACCTGGATGATTATTTCCTTATTCGGAGCTCTATTTGTAGGTTTTGCAGGTATCGCATATTTTGCAGATTCTCCGCTGGCCAATTCCGAAACCGTGTTTATCGTGTTTTCACAAGTGCTATTTAATCCTTGGGTAGCTGGATTTTTATTAGCAGCCATTCTCTCAGCAATCATGAGCACAGTTGACTCTCAATTGCTCGTTTCTTCAAGTGCATTGGCACAGGATTTCTATAAATCCATCTTCAGAAGAAATGCTTCCCAAAAGGAAGAAATGATTGTTGGCAGAATTGCTGTACTGGGCATTGCCATAATTGCCATTTTCCTAGGCTATAACCCTGACAGCAAGGTGTTGGAGCTTGTCAGCTATGCCTGGGCCGGATTTGGTGCAGCCTTTGGGCCTGTCATCATTCTCAGCCTGTTCTGGAAACGCATGACGCGTAATGGCGCACTGGCAGGCATAATTGTTGGTGCTGTAACAGTAATTGCTTGGGCACAGCTTACCGGCGGACTGTTTGATCTGTATGAACTGGCGCCTGGCTTCCTATTTGCAGTTCTGGCGATTATCGTTGTCAGCCTTCTGGATAAGGCACCATCAGCAGAAGTTCAGGAACAGTACGATCAATATAAATCTGTTCTTAAAAAATAA